ATGTACCAAGATCGCCGCCATTAGGTCCTGAAGGTCCTGTAGATTGTGTTTTTGCCAATTCTATAAACTTCTCTTGAAGTACTTTTCCTTGAAGAGGTTTTAATGTATCAATGATCTTTTGCGCGTCTTGCTCTGACTCAACCAAAATATGTCTCGCATGTAAAGTAGCTTCTTCTAAAAACTTATCGCTGTTTTTTTCATAAAATTCTTTAGCTTCACTGTCACTCACAACAACATTATCCAGTTGTTTTTTCATCCAAACGTTGATAGCCAACTCAGATTTAAGCATCTCTAAATTCTTTTTAAACTCAGGATCATTTTCAATCCCTTCTTGTTGTGCCAATTCACTAAAAAGAACTTTTTCGATCAGCCTCTCTTTGATCATATCCTGTTCTTGAGATTTTAGATCTGCATAATTTGCATTTGGAGCAGCCGCAGATACGAAAAGCTGTGCATCCTGCTTTGTGATATTTTTTCCGTTAACTGTTAACAGAACATCTGATGCAGAAAGCGAAAGTGCTGCAGCAGCAACTAACAGTGATGTTTTGGCGAATTTAAACATTATGATTCTTCCTTCTTATAATTAAATATGAGAAGAAGTATACTTATTCTGGGTAAATCATACATTAATAATGGATGCTTCTCAATCTAATTTGGATAATATTTTATTTAAATATTTTTAGAAAGAGGTTTCATCGACGTGGCAAAAGTCAAAAAAGCAACCAAAAAAGAAATCGAAGCGATCAAAGCACTCTTTTTGGAACATTATCCCGATTCCGTCACTGAACTGGAGTATCGTAACCTGTATGAACTCCTTATTTCCGTGATGCTCTCTGCACAATGTACGGATAAACGTGTCAACATCATCACCCCCGCGCTTTTTGAAGCCTATCCTGATCCTGTAAGTCTTGCCAATGCTGATCTTGACGAGGTAAAGTCCTATATCAATACCTGTTCGTTTTTTAATAACAAAGCCAAGAACCTCATCAAAATGGCGCAGTCAGTGGTCGAAAACTATGAAGGAGAAGTACCTCTGGAGCAAAAAGAACTTGTGAAGCTGGCTGGAGTAGGACAAAAGACAGCCAATGTTGTCATGATCGAATATACACAGGCCAACCTCATGGCTGTAGATACCCATGTCTTTAGAGTCGCACACCGTTTGGGGCTGAGTGATGCAACGACTGCTCTCAAGACAGAAGAGGAACTGACCAAAAAGTTCAAGACCGATCTTCACAGACTCCATCAAGCGATGGTACTCTTTGGCAGATACAGATGTAAAGCACTGAAACCCGAATGCGAAACATGTTTTCTCGAAGAGTACTGTAAAAGCAAAGAGAGTTTCAAGGTATAAAGTAAACAATTTTATTGACAGTTTTTTTGGTCAAGATATGATTGTAAAACATGGAATAGAAAACCTTATAAAGTTATATATTTTATAAGGTTTTGATAGCAAGACATTTTTGATATACTCTTAATAACTGAATTATCATCATAGGAACAAAAAAGAGAGGGAAGTAAGAATGACAGAATATAAGTTTGAAGAGAATCAAAACACAGCATGTTTGACCTGTGGACATGTTTTAGATCAAAATGCAGACATATTATTCGTTTCTCATGACGAAGATGATGGGGGATGGCAATTCTTATGTGGAGATGAGCATACAGAAAGCGATGCCAGAGTAGTTGGACTTGGTGAAATTGTAAGCCTTCATCCAGAAATGAACTATTTATTTGAAATGCCACTTGGTGTTTGTGCTGAACGTAATGACTCTTCAAGTGAATGGGAATTTTACAAATACTCTTAATAGGTGATTGAATGAGTTTGTTTTATAAGGCATCAAACAAAGAGTTAGCCAATTTAAGAAAAGAAGTATTTTTAAAGCGTGGAATGCCAACATTAGAAAAGAAAGGATTTGTAAAGAGCCCATTTCAAGGGGCATTCTTTGGAAGTTTCCCTTTTGGTTACATGTATGAATTTTGTCGAATTGACAAGAATTCATTATTGATTTACTTCACAGTAACTATTGTACGTGGAGATAAATATATACAATTACATTTAAATATATTTAAATTGCAACCAGAAATCCATTCTGTTGAAGAGCTAAAAGGTATTGATGGAATACAGTATCAGCTGCCTCCTAATAACAGAACCAAGATACGTTTATCTCCTCCTAAAGGTTTGATATTTTATAAAATGCCACAGGAGAAAATAAAAACTTACTATACAAAAAGTGGTCTTGACAAACGTATAGAAGAACTTGGGGATATTCTAGAGAAAAACTTGACTAATATCGATACTTTTATAGAAAGATGGCTTCATGAACATCAACCAATGTTAACTGCGTGGAATGGGATGCCCCAAAAAACCAAAACCTTATAATCTAACATATTTTATAAGGTTATTCGCTATAGCGACGTCTGCAGCCATAAATATACAACCACCCATTGAAAACCTTATAAAATGTTCCATATAGGAGTTTTTTATAATGTTTTAAGTGGTATTGCAAGAGGGAATTGACTTGGATAGATTTCTCTCTTCTTTTTACACTATTTTACTTGTTGTATGACCCCTAACACTACTTCAAATGTCTTCTCAACAGATTTCAGATCAACCTCTTCTCTAGTAGAGTGAGGAAAGCGGATCGTCGGGCCGATGGAGGCAAATTTCATATGAGGATATTTCTCGGATATGACTCCACACTCCAGCCCTGCATGGATCGCCGTCATTTTGCTTTTGCCGAAAACTTTTTTCACCTCTTCACTGACCAGTTCCGTAAAATCAGTCACATCAGGCTTCCATGAAGGATACTTGTCTTCCAATCTCACATCAAAATCATACGATTTAAATAGCTCAACTGCTTCATCAGATATCTCTTTAAGCCCCTGAGCGCTCATCGCACGTGCACTGGTCTCTATGAGTAGTCCGCCTTTCTCATCAGTGGTGATGATCGCCAGGTTGATACTTGTATCGGGGATACCAAGCTCTTTGTTCTGTCTGTGTACCCCATGTTTGAAAGTATGTATCAATTCCAAAGCTTTTGCACCCTCTTTGAGCACTTGCGGTTTTTCATTTAAAACTCTTGTTTTTACCTCACCCTTC
This is a stretch of genomic DNA from Sulfurovum zhangzhouensis. It encodes these proteins:
- a CDS encoding peptidylprolyl isomerase is translated as MFKFAKTSLLVAAAALSLSASDVLLTVNGKNITKQDAQLFVSAAAPNANYADLKSQEQDMIKERLIEKVLFSELAQQEGIENDPEFKKNLEMLKSELAINVWMKKQLDNVVVSDSEAKEFYEKNSDKFLEEATLHARHILVESEQDAQKIIDTLKPLQGKVLQEKFIELAKTQSTGPSGPNGGDLGTFKKGQMVPAFSEAVWALEEGKITTKPVKTRFGYHVIYLEKKNEASTMAYEDVKPQIIATLRQKQFTTKIQEIAKELKKKATIIDPEKKEDKK
- the nth gene encoding endonuclease III — encoded protein: MAKVKKATKKEIEAIKALFLEHYPDSVTELEYRNLYELLISVMLSAQCTDKRVNIITPALFEAYPDPVSLANADLDEVKSYINTCSFFNNKAKNLIKMAQSVVENYEGEVPLEQKELVKLAGVGQKTANVVMIEYTQANLMAVDTHVFRVAHRLGLSDATTALKTEEELTKKFKTDLHRLHQAMVLFGRYRCKALKPECETCFLEEYCKSKESFKV